The genomic interval TAGTTTACCTGTTTGATATTTCAGCAAGGAGAATAGCCAATCTTATTATTTCTCCCCATTTTGTAAATATGGTTGATATTTTTTCAGAGGGAGATGTTTATCTTGAAATCGCAGAGATAGACATATCAAAAAATTCGCACATAATAGGGAAGAGCATATCAGAAATAAACTTAAAAAGAAGGACAGGCTTATTGATTGTTGCAATAAAAAAGCCAGATGGGAAGGTGTATTTTAATCCGGATTCAGACTATATTTTTGAAAAACACGATGTTCTTCTTGTAATGGGGACAAGGGAGCAGATAGAGAAAAGCGATGAAATATTTAATTAGAATTTTGTTTGTTTTTGTATCAATATCTATTCTTTGTTTTTCTAAAAATGATAATTTACCCAGAGTGGAGTTTGCAACTGTGATTTTCCCTAAAGGGTATGTTTTTTCCCTGGAAATTGCAAAAACCCCTGAACAATGGGTAAGGGGCTTAATGTTCAGGAAAAGCCTTCCTCAAAATAGCGGGATGCTTTTTGTGTACCCTAAAGACGATTACTTTGCTATATGGATGAAAAACTGCTTTATACCGCTTGATATAATCTGGCTTGATTCTAAAGGAAGGATTGTTTATTTTGTTGAAAATGCACCTCCATGTAAACAGGAGCCCTGCCCGGTTTATGAGCCTATTATGAAAGCAAGGTTTGTTATTGAATTGAATGCGGGAACGATTAAGAAACTTAAACTCAAAACAGGGGATAGGGTTTCAATTATCCTTCCGAAACAATAATTTTTTTCTTCCTTTGTTTCAAATAATTAGAATTTTTTTTTAATATTGGTTAAATTTTCCCTTTAAAAATTTAATATTTTTTTACATAATTATAGAAATTTAATAGCGGTGAGGGTGAAAAAGATTTAATGACTGGATATTACCAATAAATAAAACAATTATTTTGGAGGGCATTTGATGAAAACAAGAGTAAGGATTTTTGTGCGCACATTTTTATTAATTTCTATTTTTCTCTTTGCAGGGTTGTCATTCTCCCAAACCTATAGAATTCTCTTTGACAACTCTAAAGCTCAAACTGCAGGGAATGCAGACTGGAAGATTGACGATAATGAACCTTATCCTGACCCTGCCAATCCAACTTCTGAAAGTGATTGGTTGGGAGCAATATCCTCATGGGGATTTGAGTTATGGCAAACTGGAAATTATGAAATAGTGCAGCTTCCTGCCGGTTCAACAATTACCTATGGAGACTCTTCCAATCCTCTTGATTTATCCAACTTTGATGTTTTTATAAGTGTTGAACCAAATGTTCAATTTACTGATTCTGAAAAAGAGGCAATAATTGCTTTTGTTGAAAACGGTGGTGGTTTATTTGCTGTTGCAGACCACACTGGTGCAGATAGAAATAATGATGGGATGGATGCCCAGGATGTTTGGGATGATTTATTTAATAACAATCCCCGTGGTATTTCCAATATATTTGGTGTGACCTTTAACTCAGATAGTGTGTCTGGAAGTTATACTGATGTTAGAACCAATTTAAGTGAGCCTGAAGATTATGCACTTTTTAACGGGCCATTTGGCACCGTAACAGGCATTGCTTACCATTCAGGTGCTTCAATGACTGTTGATACAAATGCAAACCCAAATGCAAGGGCACAGATATGGGCTGATTCATCTCATTCAAACAACAGTGTTGTTGTTGCAACAAGCCGCTTTGGAAATGGAAGGATTGCCTTTGTTGGCGACTCTTCACCCTGTGATGACGGCACAGGAGATCCGGGAGATACATTGTATGATGGATGGAATGAATCTGGAGTAACAGACAGAGAAGTATTTTTAAATCTCACAGTTTGGCTTGCAAGCGGTTCTCAGAATAATTCTGGTATATCAATTGGCACCCCTTCTATGAATCCGTCAAATCCTCAAAACGGAGATACTGTTACAATAACTGTTGATGTTACAGATTCAAATGGAACAATAACAGGGGTTGAGTTACAGTGGAAAACATTTGATACAGATACATTTAACAGTGTTTCAATGATAAATACTGGTGGAGATACCTATCAGGGTGATATACCTGCTCAATCAAATACAATTGTTCAGTATATGATTGTTGCTACTGATGACAATAATGATACTGCATCAAAGGGAGTGTATTCATATCAGGTTGGGTACATTCCAATATGCAATTTAAGGAATAATGCAAACGATTCTGACGGTGTAAATAAGTACAACAACCTGAATGTAACATTACAGGGTATTGTTACAGTGCCAACAGTCGGTGGTTTTGGTAGTGCAGGAAAAACAGATATCTACATTCAGGATTCATCAGGTTGCGGAATAAATGTTTATAACGGGACATCAGACCAGCCTCAGGTAAATATCGGAGATGTTGTTGAGGTTAGCGGAAAACTTACTCAATACAAAGGTAAACTTGAACTTGATATTTCATCTGGTTCAATGACTGTTTTAGGTACCGATACACCGCCTGCACCCCAGGTAATTACCTGCTCTCAATTAGGTGAAGATTATGAAGGTAAACTTGTAAGAATTAATAATGTTCATGTTGTAAGCGGTACCATCCCTGCAAGTGGAAGCTCAGGAAGTTTAACAATTGAAGATTCAACAGGACAGGCAACAATTTTTGTTGACAAGGATACAGATATTGACGGAATGGATACCCCAACAGGAGATTTTGACGTAATTGGTATTATTAGCCAGTATGATAGCTCTTCCCCATATACAAGCGGTTATCAATTAATGCCAAGGTCTCAGGAGGATTTTATAACTTCTGGCGGAACCCCAACTGGAAAAGATCTTTACTTTTCAGAATACATTGAAGGCTCAAGCTACAACAAAGCCCTTGAAATATTCAATGAAACAGGCTCTGCAGTTGATTTAAGCGAGTATGAAATTCAAATGTATGTAAACGGAAATACCACTCCTTCTACAACAATTACTCTCTCTGGTACATTGAATGATGGTGATACATTTGCAATCTGCCATTCAAGTGCATCTTCTACATTACAGAATCTCTGTCAGATGACATCAGGCTCTCTATCTTTTAATGGAGACGATGCAATAGTTCTTGTTCACAACGGAAATGTTGTTGACTCAATAGGTAGAGTTGGTGAAGACCCGGGGTCTGCATGGAGCAACAATGGAGTATCAACTGAGAACATGACATTAAGGAGAAAACCGCACATACACCACGGTGACACAGTTATTGATGATGCCTTTGACCCATCAGTCGAATGGGATGCTTACAATCAGGATGACTTTTCTGATGTAGGTTCACAAACCTGTTTATACACCCTTCATGTTGAGGTTGCATCAGGGAATGGAACAACCAATCCTTCTGGTGACAATGATTACCAGTATAATACAGCAGTAACGGTTTCTGCAACACCGGATAACGGTTATTCCTTTGATTCATGGACTGGATATCTAAATTCAACAGACAATCCAGTTCAGGTTGTTATGAATGAAGATATTTCATTGCAGGCACACTTTGTTGCTAATAGTGGAGGAAATCAGAAAGATTTATACTTCAGCGAGTATATTGAGGGCTCAAGCAATAATAAAGCTATTGAAATATTTAATGAAACAGGTAATTCAGTTGATTTAAGCGAATATACAATTGAAATTTATAACAATGGAGCAAATACGCCTAATCACACAATTAATCTTTCTGGAACACTTTTAGATGCAGATACCTATTTTATTGCTTATAATAGTGCATCTTCAACTCTGACAAATGCAGCAGACCTTGTAACAGGTGAACTTTCCTTCAATGGAGACGATGCAATAGTTCTTCTTCACAATGGCAATGTTGTTGATTCAATAGGCAGAGTTGGAGAAGACCCAGGTTCAGCGTGGAGCAGTAATGGAGTATCAACCAAAGATATGACATTAAGGAGAAAGCCACACATCCACCAGGGAGACACAGACCCAACAGATGCCTTTGACCCGTCAGTTGAATGGGATGCATATCCTCAGGATAACTTTGATGATATTAATCAACACTCATGCTTATATTACCTGACGGTTGGCGTTGCTTCAGGAAACGGTACAACAAATCCAACAGGTGTTACAGAGCAACAGTATGCAACAGGTGTTCAAATCTCAGCGACCCCTGATGCAGGCTATGTTTTTGATTACTGGGAAGGGGATATTAGCTCAACAGATAACCCTGTAAGTGTGACAATAAGGAGAGATACAACGGTTAACGCTGTTTTTGTTGCTGGCTCATCAAGTCAAAAAGACTTATATTTTAGTGAGTATATAGAAGGTTCAAGCAACAATAAGGCAATTGAAATATTTAACGAAACAGGTAATTCAGTTGACTTAAGTGAATATACAATTGAGATATACAACAATGGTGCAAATTCACCGAACCACACTATTAACCTCTCTGGAACACTTGCAGACGCAGATACTTACTTCATTGCATATAGTAGTGCATCCTCAACCCTTACAAGTGCAGCTGATATGACCACAGGTGCTCTCTCTTTTAATGGGGATGATACTATAGTTCTTCTTCATAATGGCAATGTTGTTGACTCAATAGGGAGGATAGGAGAAGATCCGGGATCTTCATGGAACAATAACGGTGTATCAACTAAAGACATGACATTAAGGAGAAAATCGCACATACACCAGGGAGACACAGACCCAACAGATGCTTTTGATCCATCGATTGAATGGGATGCATATCCGCAGGATAACTTTGACGATATTGGTCAGCATACATCCCTGTATACATTAACGGTAAATACCCCAGACGGCAATGGAACAACAACACCCTCCGGTACAAACGATTACCAGTATGGAACAGGTGTGCAGGTAAGTGCAACCCCTAACAGCGGCTATGCATTCTCAGGCTGGGATGGAGACATAGTAAGCAGTGATAACCCGCTAACTGTTGTAATGGACAATGATTACACAATAAACGCACACTTTACAGAGTTAGGAAACAATGGAAAGAATCTCTACTTCAGTGAATATATTGAAGGTTCAGGAATGAACAAGGCAATAGAAATATTCAACGAAACTGGAGCAGACATAGACTTAAGCAATTACATCATAGAGATATACAACAATGGTGCAAACTCTCCTAATCACACAATTAATTTAAGTGGCACCTTGGCAGACGGCTCAACCTTTGTAATCTGTGACCCTAATGCAGATGCAGGTTTGGTAAACAATGCCAACATAACAAGTTCAGAACTATCCTTTAACGGGGATGATGCTGTAGTTTTGAAAGACCATGGAGTGGTAATCGACTCAATAGGAAGAGTTGGAGAAGACCCAGGTTCTTCATGGAACAATAACGGTGTATCAACTAAAGACATGACATTAAGGAGAAAATCGCACATACACCAGGGAGACACAGACCCAACAGATGCTTTTGATCCATCGATTGAATGGGATGCATATCCGCAGGATAACTTTGACGATATTGGTCAGCATACATCCCTGTATACATTAACGGTAAATACCCCAGACGGCAATGGAACAACAACACCCTCCGGTACAAACGATTACCAGTATGGAACAGGTGTGCAGGTAAGTGCAACCCCTAACAGCGGCTATGCATTCTCAGGCTGGGATGGAGACATAGTAAGCAGTGATAACCCGCTAACTGTTGTAATGGACAATGATTACACAATAAACGCACACTTTGCAGAGTTAGGAAACAATGGAAAGAATCTCTACTTCAGTGAATATATTGAAGGTTCAGGAATGAACAAGGCAATAGAAATATTCAATGAAACTGGAGCAGACATAGACTTAAGCAATTACATCATAGAGATATACAACAATGGTGCAAACTCTCCTAATCACACAATTAATTTAAGTGGCACCTTGGCAGACGGCTCAACCTTTGTAATCTGTGACCCTAATGC from Thermotomaculum hydrothermale carries:
- a CDS encoding lamin tail domain-containing protein; the encoded protein is MKTRVRIFVRTFLLISIFLFAGLSFSQTYRILFDNSKAQTAGNADWKIDDNEPYPDPANPTSESDWLGAISSWGFELWQTGNYEIVQLPAGSTITYGDSSNPLDLSNFDVFISVEPNVQFTDSEKEAIIAFVENGGGLFAVADHTGADRNNDGMDAQDVWDDLFNNNPRGISNIFGVTFNSDSVSGSYTDVRTNLSEPEDYALFNGPFGTVTGIAYHSGASMTVDTNANPNARAQIWADSSHSNNSVVVATSRFGNGRIAFVGDSSPCDDGTGDPGDTLYDGWNESGVTDREVFLNLTVWLASGSQNNSGISIGTPSMNPSNPQNGDTVTITVDVTDSNGTITGVELQWKTFDTDTFNSVSMINTGGDTYQGDIPAQSNTIVQYMIVATDDNNDTASKGVYSYQVGYIPICNLRNNANDSDGVNKYNNLNVTLQGIVTVPTVGGFGSAGKTDIYIQDSSGCGINVYNGTSDQPQVNIGDVVEVSGKLTQYKGKLELDISSGSMTVLGTDTPPAPQVITCSQLGEDYEGKLVRINNVHVVSGTIPASGSSGSLTIEDSTGQATIFVDKDTDIDGMDTPTGDFDVIGIISQYDSSSPYTSGYQLMPRSQEDFITSGGTPTGKDLYFSEYIEGSSYNKALEIFNETGSAVDLSEYEIQMYVNGNTTPSTTITLSGTLNDGDTFAICHSSASSTLQNLCQMTSGSLSFNGDDAIVLVHNGNVVDSIGRVGEDPGSAWSNNGVSTENMTLRRKPHIHHGDTVIDDAFDPSVEWDAYNQDDFSDVGSQTCLYTLHVEVASGNGTTNPSGDNDYQYNTAVTVSATPDNGYSFDSWTGYLNSTDNPVQVVMNEDISLQAHFVANSGGNQKDLYFSEYIEGSSNNKAIEIFNETGNSVDLSEYTIEIYNNGANTPNHTINLSGTLLDADTYFIAYNSASSTLTNAADLVTGELSFNGDDAIVLLHNGNVVDSIGRVGEDPGSAWSSNGVSTKDMTLRRKPHIHQGDTDPTDAFDPSVEWDAYPQDNFDDINQHSCLYYLTVGVASGNGTTNPTGVTEQQYATGVQISATPDAGYVFDYWEGDISSTDNPVSVTIRRDTTVNAVFVAGSSSQKDLYFSEYIEGSSNNKAIEIFNETGNSVDLSEYTIEIYNNGANSPNHTINLSGTLADADTYFIAYSSASSTLTSAADMTTGALSFNGDDTIVLLHNGNVVDSIGRIGEDPGSSWNNNGVSTKDMTLRRKSHIHQGDTDPTDAFDPSIEWDAYPQDNFDDIGQHTSLYTLTVNTPDGNGTTTPSGTNDYQYGTGVQVSATPNSGYAFSGWDGDIVSSDNPLTVVMDNDYTINAHFTELGNNGKNLYFSEYIEGSGMNKAIEIFNETGADIDLSNYIIEIYNNGANSPNHTINLSGTLADGSTFVICDPNADAGLVNNANITSSELSFNGDDAVVLKDHGVVIDSIGRVGEDPGSSWNNNGVSTKDMTLRRKSHIHQGDTDPTDAFDPSIEWDAYPQDNFDDIGQHTSLYTLTVNTPDGNGTTTPSGTNDYQYGTGVQVSATPNSGYAFSGWDGDIVSSDNPLTVVMDNDYTINAHFAELGNNGKNLYFSEYIEGSGMNKAIEIFNETGADIDLSNYIIEIYNNGANSPNHTINLSGTLADGSTFVICDPNADAGLVNNANITSSELSFNGDDAIVLKDHGVVIDSIGRVGEDPGSAWSNNGASTKDMTLRRKPYIHQGDTDPTDAFDPSIEWDAYSQNNFDDIGTGSGYYTLTVSIASGQGTVSPSGANNYLYGSVVNVSAQPTVGYTFTGWSGDVVSNQQTIQVTLNRNISVSATFEAIYHTIVATSGSHGRISPEGTIQVIEGSDQGFSFIPDEGYHVDTVTVDGALVNAKHFYLFRNVTSDHTISVTFAENHPPVINSFSVPSHAGHAPFELMANVDAYDPDGGNIVRYQWNISGKKSEQIISSMPTLNYTLPIAGDFYLSVTVYDDEGESTTSDTIEINVSNPAAVLIPLPTLNGLTAYKNDVTDVTTTIVNIFNESVTVTFDTYDTEGSLLEEKEVNIPPYGNFVVTPGIFDGDFTKLKAYADKYVVLVVETKGENFETTSYLSTNLKDTLYISHIAEEVDYWSTFGYISNPYSYNIEGTIAGQDFELGNAQSTIIDFENLAPSVTDVLTNWGTISVQTDNPFSSTNVLSGFEVFVKDGKDGGAVEMNNLPSKELFLSHIPEETYHFWTGLVLDNVENKDANVNIMFYDAEGHYEGLYNLTLKAGSKYKTLIKDIIPDSANTVCWAKIISDRKLVGLELFGTYGDAICGYSLNEKPTTWGVIPDIKSDSTYWTGIGMVNVNTEEANVTFKLRDSQGNVKATATIIIPPLGKYKAVVNDMFENTEVETGDTITYSSDRPVIGVKVSGDYNNTVMSALSTTR
- a CDS encoding DUF192 domain-containing protein — protein: MKYLIRILFVFVSISILCFSKNDNLPRVEFATVIFPKGYVFSLEIAKTPEQWVRGLMFRKSLPQNSGMLFVYPKDDYFAIWMKNCFIPLDIIWLDSKGRIVYFVENAPPCKQEPCPVYEPIMKARFVIELNAGTIKKLKLKTGDRVSIILPKQ